One stretch of Gambusia affinis linkage group LG05, SWU_Gaff_1.0, whole genome shotgun sequence DNA includes these proteins:
- the lars2 gene encoding probable leucine--tRNA ligase, mitochondrial translates to MQASLRRLTPVPLCVVQPCRSRAALWSSALRFLSPSIRSLFSETGVWEKDYRTETRRKVEEWWRSRIMEQWRKDALNARSDRKKFYVLSMFPYPSGRLHLGHVRVYTISDTIGHFQRMRGHQVLNPMGWDAFGLPAENAAIERGLDPEEWTKSNIESMREQLDSLGLCFNWDREITTCLPDYYKWTQYLFIKLFEAGLAYQKEAVVNWDPVDQTVLADEQVDERGRSWRSGALVEQKLLTQWFIKTTNYAKPLLDALEDLPEWYGVKAMQANWIGECTGCYFDFKLKVNGKETGETLSAYSSAPEMVYGAAYLAILPSHRLLHGSSSVRSLLQQAFQPGRDCLTEVTALNLFTRQEVPVVISHKEAFDDYLDAVIGIPDVSEEDLSVARALYLSWTTVLKTHKDGTQTLINSQEFSDFTRERALQSITQKAREQRVGGHLTSSKLRDWLISRQRYWGTPIPVVHCDSCGAVAVPEEELPVTLPKTQFLTGKGASPLGAVHDWVNCKCPRCKGPARRETDTMDTFVDSAWYYFRYTDPHNRDRPFERQLADHWLPVDVYVGGKEHAVMHLYYARFLCHFCKDQGLVTHREPFSKLLVQGLIKGQTFKLAGSGQYLKKEEIEFTGKGPVTLSGGGVEVTFEKMSKSKHNGLDPQEVVQQYGVDTVRLYILYAAPPEQDILWNVKTDALAGVLRWQSRLWQLVTKLRGARQLGNVPNPSLLKKKELGEVKKIWANKNYAVQEVTAHFTKDFLFNAALSRLMGLTNTLSSASVRVLQHSVEFEEALAALVIMTAPMAPHLASELWAGLCNVTSPQGPLLLRGGDVLQQPWPNVDPKYLEAPEFVELSVLINNKPCGSVTIPLQVSKDPSRVQQLVMESPIGQKCLSERDIKKAILSPRTPLINFLVNE, encoded by the exons ATGCAGGCGTCCTTGAGGAGGCTGACTCCTGTTCCTCTGTGTGTGGTCCAGCCTTGTCGAAGCAGGGCTGCTCTGTGGAGCTCGGCACTCCGCTTCCTGTCCCCCAGCATCCGCTCCCTGTTCAGTGAGACGGGCGTTTGGGAAAAGGACTATCGAACCGAGACCAGGCGCAAAGTAGAAGAATGGTGGCGCTCGCGGATTATGGAGCAGTGGCGGAAGGATGCGCTGAACGCA CGTTCCGACAGGAAGAAGTTTTATGTCCTCTCTATGTTTCCGTACCCTTCGGGACGCCTTCACTTGGGGCATGTGCGAGTGTACACCATCAGCGACACCATTGGTCACTTCCAGAGAATGAGGGGCCATCAG GTGCTAAATCCGATGGGTTGGGACGCTTTTGGGCTTCCTGCCGAGAACGCAGCCATAGAGCGAGGTCTCGATCCCGAAGAGTGGACAAAAAG TAACATCGAGTCCATGAGGGAGCAGCTGGATAGCCTTGGGCTCTGCTTCAACTGGGACAGA GAAATCACCACTTGTCTCCCAGACTACTACAAGTGGACACAGTATTTGTTCATCAAGCTCTTTGAAGCTGGGCTGGCATATCAAAAAGAG GCCGTGGTGAACTGGGACCCCGTTGATCAGACGGTGCTGGCAGATGAGCAGGTGGATGAACGTGGTCGATCCTGGAGGTCTGGCGCTCTGGTGGAGCAGAAGCTACTGACACAGTGGTTCATCAAGACTACAAACTATGCTAAG ccTCTCCTGGATGCTCTGGAAGACCTTCCTGAGTGGTACGGGGTTAAAGCCATGCAGGCAAACTGGATTGGAGAGTGCACTGGATGCtactttgattttaaactcaAG GTCAACGGTAAGGAGACAGGCGAGACCCTGTCAGCGTACAGCTCTGCCCCAGAGATGGTGTATGGAGCAGCTTATCTGGCCATCCTGCCCTCCCACAGGCTGCTGCATGGCAGCAGCTCAGTCCGCTCTCTCCTACAACAAGCATTTCAGCCAGGGCGAG ACTGCCTAACAGAGGTCACTGCTCTCAACCTGTTCACCAGACAGGAGGTTCCTGTGGTGATCTCCCACAAGGAGGCGTTCGATGACTATCTGGACGCTGTGATTG GTATTCCAGATGTGAGTGAGGAAGACCTGTCTGTGGCCAGAGCACTTTATCTGAGTTGGACCACGGTGCTGAAAACCCACAAAGACGGAACACAAACCCTGATTAACTCTCAGGAG TTCTCAGACTTCACCAGGGAGCGGGCGTTGCAGTCCATTACCCAGAAGGCCAGAGAGCAGCGAGTCGGGGGCCATCTTACCAGCTCCAAGCTCCGAGACTGGCTGATATCCAGACAGCGTTACTGGGGCACGCCCATCCCAGTGGTGCACTGCGACTCTTGCGGCGCCGTCGCCGTCCCCGAGGAGGAGTTACCGGTTACTCTGCCGAAGACGCAGTTTCTCACAGGAAAAGGGGCGTCACCTTTGGGAGCTGTTCACGATTGGGTCAACTGCAAGTGTCCCAG ATGCAAGGGCCCTGCCAGGCGGGAGACCGACACCATGGACACGTTTGTGGATTCGGCCTGGTATTATTTCAGATACACAGACCCTCACAACAGGGACAG ACCTTTTGAGCGTCAGCTAGCCGATCACTGGCTGCCAGTGGACGTATACGTCGGCGGGAAGGAGCATGCCGTTATGCACCTGTATTACGCCCGCTTCCTCTGCCATTTCTGCAAGGACCAAGGCCTTGTGACTCACAG GGAGCcgttttcaaaacttttggtTCAAGGTCTGATCAAAGGTCAGACATTTAAGCTGGCAGGCAGCGGGCAGTACTTGAAGAAAGAGGAAATCGAGTTCACAG GGAAGGGGCCGGTGACTCTGAGTGGTGGCGGAGTCGAGGTGACCTTTGAGAAGATGAGCAAGTCAAAACACAACGGGCTGGACCCTCAGGAGGTGGTGCAGCAGTACGGTGTGGACACCGTCCGTCTCTACATCCTTTACGCTGCTCCTCCCGAGCAAGACATCCTCTGGAACGTCAAGA CTGATGCACTTGCAGGGGTTCTGCGTTGGCAGTCTCGACTTTGGCAGCTTGTGACAAAGCTAAGAGGAGCTCGACAACTCGGTAATGTCCCGAACCCCTCgctgctgaaaaagaaagagcTTGGAGAAGTCAAGAAGATCTGGGCAAACAAGAACTACGCAGTTCAAGAa GTTACAGCTCACTTCACTAAAGACTTTCTGTTCAACGCAGCCCTCTCTCGTCTAATGGGCCTTACCAACACGTTGAGT AGTGCATCAGTTCGAGTCCTACAACACAGTGTGGAGTTTGAGGAAGCTCTGGCTGCCCTTGTTATAATGACGGCACCCATGGCTCCTCACTTGGCCTCTGAGCTTTGGGCAG GTCTTTGCAACGTGACGAGCCCCCAGGGCCCCCTGCTGCTGCGGGGAGGCGATGTCTTGCAGCAGCCCTGGCCAAACGTGGACCCCAAGtatctggaggcccctgaatttGTGGAGCTGTCTGTGCTG ATAAACAACAAGCCCTGTGGCTCTGTGACGATCCCTCTGCAGGTGTCCAAAGATCCCAGCCGGGTCCAGCAGCTGGTGATGGAGAGCCCCATCGGACAGAAGTGTCTGAGTGAGCGTGACATCAAGAAAGCCATCCTCTCTCCCAGGACTCCCCTCATCAACTTCCTGGTTAATGAATGA